TGGCGCTACTTTTGGAATGCGCGGAGATTAAACGGTTTTGGCCAAAATACAATAGGGCACTGAAACGGTACGAACCTAAGTTCGGATTGTTTTCCTATGAAGATCAAAACGGATACCTTCATCTTGCCATTGGTAAGACAAATAGGGGACAGACATGTATTCAAGTCTTCCAGCGTGAATACGATGCAATTCAGTTACTCCAAACATTTATCCAACAAGATGCTATTAATCCGCAATTCTGTCAGTTTGGGCAAGCCAGTTTGTCAACAAAGTCCATTAAGAAGGATGTATTGCCCGATCGCGACTTACACAATACCAGAATTGAACGCTGTATTGAGGAGTGGTTGGTGCAACGTCCATCGTATGTACTGATCGATAAGGGACGTCATTGTGAAGAGAAAAGCTGTATTGTTATTGAAAATGGTACTTTCTATGGCATGGGCTATATTGATCAATACTATCAAAATTATGGTTTTGAAGATTTAAAAGCACATGTTAAAAGATATCCGAGTAATCATTACATGCTGGAATTAGTCAAAATGGCAGCAGCAAGGCATCCTGCTAAAATACATTTTTTAACAGAATCGACTTTTTTACCAAATACTGCTGCCGAACCGGATTTCCATTATGAAAAGTTAGAGCCAAATAGTCTTTTCAACTTTAGCTAATTGTCTATACTTGGTATCGTAGTCATTTTCTTAGATTTTGGTCATCTTAATCTCAATTATTTGTTAAAGAAATGTGAAATAAAAAATTGTAGATTATAATGGTCCGATAATTGAAATGTGTTTATTAGTAAAGACTTTTCATAATTTAGGTTAATAATTGGTTAGTTAAAACCTGAGGTTCCCAACCTCAGGTTTTTCTTTTTTTACTCCTTTTGGAACTAGCATTCATTTAAAACATGCAGGAGGATACGAGCTACGAAATTTGACCTTTCGACACTACTTGTTCAGTGCTTGTTCAGTGCTTGTTCAGTGATGACTCAGTATCCACTGTATAATCATTGACTGATTACTGTCTAAAAATTGAATTAAAAATGAGCCAAGGGACAAGGTGTAGTTTTTTGCGTCAAACAACTTTTTATTTAATACAAAAAGGTTTTAATCGCATGTATGTCAGTTAAATAACATTTGTCCCCGTTTTGTCCCCCTAAGTTTTTTCTCTATATAGTTAGTTTAAGCTACTTTAGTATTCGTATACTGTAACCGGCGAAATAGTAAAACAAAGATGGGGCGTTTTCTTAAAGTAGCTGCGGTATATCTTATCCATATCTTTATATATAAAAAGGGCCTTGGCCCTTTTTTTTATTTCTAATCCAGATCGCTTATTTTACCCTAAAGGTACCTTGACCTAGATTTTGATATAGATCTTTTTCTTTCGTAAGTAATAGGCGATCAACCAATTCAAAGCGACAAATAGCAATGCAAATAGGGCGGAGGATAATTGTTGATTCTGCCAACTGCCAAACAGGATATTGTAGCTAAAGTCCCAGAGATTTTGCTGGGAGACCCCTATGAGGATAAATGAGCAAATCGTTGGGATCAGCCCACTTATACAGTAAATAAGTAGTGTATTCTTGCCGAAATCATCAAAGATAATATAAAATAATCTGTTGACTTTTTGAAATTCAATAAGGTATATCAATATACATAGGAAGGATAGAGCAATACCAGTGGTAAATAGGCAATAACTACTTGTCCAGATTTTCTTATTGAGTGGGAAGAAGAACGACCAGATATAACCGGCAAAAATAAAAGATAGACCGACCAACAGTAGCACGTTCAGCTCCCTCTTACCCCTCAATTTTTGAATAATGTATTTACCTGCGATATAACCAAATAAGGTTTGACTTATGGCTGGGAATACGCTCCAAATGTCTTCAGGATCAAACGCTGTTCCTTCACCATGATAGAGATGAGAGGCTCCGAACATACTAATATCAAGTTTGGTTCCGAACCAACCGTCCAAACTATAAGGGTCTGATGGATTACTATAGTAGCAAATCAGCCAATAGCACAAAAGAAATACCGCGCTGACTATTAACGCACCTTTATCTTTAAAATAATATACTAACATAGCGCAACTGAAATAACAGATAGCGATACGTTGCAATACGCCGAAATACCTATACTTGGCAAATGGAATCCACTCGAGCTGGTGAAGACTATTCCATTCTACAAAAGGAAAAACATTTAAAAACAGACCGAGTAGAAAAAGGATGATTGTTCTTTTGACAATTTTATTCCAGTATAGTCCTGGTGCCAGCTGATCGCTATTTTTTAAAGAAAATGCCATCGAGTTTCCAACAGCAAATAAGAAAAATGGAAATATAAGATCTGTAAACGTACATCCATGCCAGATGGAGTGTTCAAGTTGCGGAAACACATGATGATAGTTGCCGGGATTATTGACGAGAATCATAGCCGCGAGTGTAAACCCACGGAAAATATCCAGTGATTTAAAACGAGTCATAATAAAGTATATTTGTAAAGAAAGGCTGTTCAAGGAATTAATCCTTTGAACAGCCTATGCTTGGTCTAATTAATAGCCTGGATTTTGAGTGAGGCTCGGGTTTGCCTGCAATTCCAATAATGGTATAGGGAGGAGCAGGCTATTTTGGTTAAAATTATAC
The genomic region above belongs to Sphingobacterium zeae and contains:
- a CDS encoding acyltransferase family protein — protein: MTRFKSLDIFRGFTLAAMILVNNPGNYHHVFPQLEHSIWHGCTFTDLIFPFFLFAVGNSMAFSLKNSDQLAPGLYWNKIVKRTIILFLLGLFLNVFPFVEWNSLHQLEWIPFAKYRYFGVLQRIAICYFSCAMLVYYFKDKGALIVSAVFLLCYWLICYYSNPSDPYSLDGWFGTKLDISMFGASHLYHGEGTAFDPEDIWSVFPAISQTLFGYIAGKYIIQKLRGKRELNVLLLVGLSFIFAGYIWSFFFPLNKKIWTSSYCLFTTGIALSFLCILIYLIEFQKVNRLFYIIFDDFGKNTLLIYCISGLIPTICSFILIGVSQQNLWDFSYNILFGSWQNQQLSSALFALLFVALNWLIAYYLRKKKIYIKI